One genomic segment of Ricinus communis isolate WT05 ecotype wild-type chromosome 5, ASM1957865v1, whole genome shotgun sequence includes these proteins:
- the LOC8272119 gene encoding elongation factor G-2, chloroplastic has protein sequence MAAETVRLTGSASSSLSSVNGSPRRRTSSLSTPIRFLGLPPRASSISASSISSSLSHFMGSVRIGLQSTTKAISRQQQRRRNFSVFAMAADEAKRAIPLKDYRNIGIMAHIDAGKTTTTERVLYYTGRNYKIGEVHEGTATMDWMEQEQERGITITSAATTTFWNNHRINIIDTPGHVDFTLEVERALRVLDGAICLFDSVAGVEPQSETVWRQADKYGVPRICFVNKMDRLGANFFRTRDMIITNLGAKPLVIQIPVGAEDNFQGVVDLVKMKAILWSGEELGAKFAYDNIPADLQDLAEEYRAQLIETIVELDDDAMEKYLEGVEPDEETIKKLIRKGTIGSSFVPVLCGSAFKNKGVQPLLDAVVDYLPSPLDLPAMKGTDPENPEVTIERTASDDEPFAGLAFKIMSDPFVGSLTFVRVYGGKLTAGSYVLNANKGKKERIGRLLEMHANSREDVKVALAGDIVALAGLKDTITGETLCDPDNPIVLERMDFPDPVIKVAIEPKTKADVDKMANGLIKLAQEDPSFHFSRDEEINQTVIEGMGELHLEIIVDRLKREFKVEANVGAPQVNYRESISKVSEVKYVHKKQSGGQGQFADITMRFEPMEPGSGYEFKSEIKGGAVPREYIPGVMKGLEECMNNGVLAGFPVVDVRAVLVDGSYHDVDSSVLAFQLAARGAFRDGMKRAGPKMLEPIMKVEVVTPEEHLGDVIGDLNSRRGQINSFGDKPGGLKVVDALVPLAEMFQYVSTLRGMTKGRASYTMHLAKFDVVPQHIQNQLAAKEQEVAA, from the exons ATGGCAGCAGAAACAGTGAGATTAACTGGTTCTGCTTCTTCTTCACTCAGCAGCGTAAATGGGTCTCCAAGAAGGAGAACCAGTTCTCTCTCCACTCCAATTCGGTTTCTGGGTCTCCCTCCTCGAGCTTCTTCAATTTCCGCTTCTTCTatctcttcttctctttcccATTTCATGGGAAGCGTGCGTATTGGATTACAGTCTACTACTAAAGCCATTTCACGTCAACAGCAGAGGAGGAGAAATTTCTCTGTTTTTGCCATGGCTGCTGACg AGGCAAAGCGTGCGATACCATTGAAAGATTACCGCAACATAGGAATTATGGCTCACATAGATGCAGGAAAAACTACTACAACTGAACGGGTTCTGTACTATACCGGAAGAAACTATAAAATAGGGGAAGTGCACGAAGGAACAGCTACAATGGACTGGATGGAGCAAGAACAAGAAAGAGGGATCACCATTACTTCTGCTGCAACCACCACATTTTGGAATAACCACCGCATTAACATTATTGATACCCCTGGCCATGTCGACTTCACACTTGAAGTTGAACGAGCACTGAGGGTTTTGGATGGTGCAATTTGCCTGTTTGACAGTGTTGCTGGTGTGGAACCACAGTCTGAAACTGTGTGGAGGCAAGCTGATAAATATGGAGTGCCTAGAATTTGCTTTGTCAATAAGATGGACCGCCTTGGAGCAAACTTTTTTCGGACAAGAGACATGATAATTACAAACTTGGGTGCTAAGCCGCTTGTTATTCAAATTCCAGTTGGTGCAGAAGATAATTTTCAAGGAGTTGTTGATCTTGTAAAGATGAAAGCTATACTTTGGTCAGGAGAAGAATTAGGTGCAAAATTTGCATACGACAATATTCCAGCAGATCTTCAAGACTTGGCTGAAGAATACCGTGCGCAGTTGATAGAGACTATAGTTGAGTTGGATGATGATGCTATGGAGAAATATCTAGAAGGAGTTGAACCTGATGAGGAaactattaaaaaactaattaggaaGGGCACAATTGGAAGCAGTTTTGTACCTGTCTTATGTGGCTCTGCGTTTAAAAATAAGGGTGTTCAGCCATTGCTTGATGCTGTTGTTGATTATTTGCCTTCACCTCTTGATTTGCCAGCGATGAAGGGGACTGATCCTGAGAACCCAGAAGTGACAATTGAAAGGACCGCAAGTGATGATGAACCATTTGCTGGACTAGCTTTCAAGATCATGAGCGATCCATTCGTCGGATCCCTGACATTTGTGAGAGTTTATGGGGGGAAGCTAACTGCAGGATCTTATGTACTAAATGCAAACAAAGGAAAGAAGGAGAGAATTGGAAGACTTCTAGAAATGCATGCCAACAGTAGGGAGGATGTTAAGGTAGCTTTGGCTGGTGATATTGTTGCCCTTGCAGGTCTAAAAGATACCATAACTGGTGAAACACTATGTGATCCTGATAATCCAATTGTGCTTGAACGTATGGACTTCCCCGATCCTGTTATTAAGGTTGCAATCGAACCCAAGACTAAAGCTGACGTTGACAAGATGGCAAACGGTTTGATCAAACTTGCTCAGGAGGATCCTTCTTTCCACTTCTCACGAGATGAAGAAATCAATCAAACTGTAATTGAAGGAATGGGGGAACTGCATCTGGAGATTATTGTAGATCGCCTCAAGAGAGAATTTAAG GTGGAAGCTAATGTCGGTGCTCCCCAAGTAAACTACCGTGAAAGCATTTCAAAAGTGTCAGAAGTGAAGTACGTACATAAAAAACAATCTGGTGGACAAGGACAGTTTGCTGATATAACAATGCGATTCGAGCCCATGGAGCCTGGTAGTGGATATGAGTTCAAAAGTGAAATCAAGGGAGGCGCAGTGCCCAGAGAATACATTCCTGGGGTCATGAAAGGACTAGAAGAGTGCATGAATAATGGAGTGCTGGCAGGCTTTCCGGTTGTGGATGTACGTGCCGTTTTGGTAGATGGTTCTTACCATGATGTTGATTCCAGTGTCTTGGCATTTCAACTGGCAGCTAGGGGAGCTTTTCGGGATGGCATGAAGAGAGCTGGCCCAAAGATGCTAGAACCGATCATGAAAGTCGAAGTTGTCACACCAGAAGAGCATTTGGGAGATGTGATTGGTGATCTCAACTCAAGGAGAGGTCAGATTAACAGCTTTGGTGACAAACCTGGAGGCCTGAAG GTGGTTGATGCTCTTGTACCATTGGCAGAGATGTTCCAATATGTTAGTACTCTTAGGGGAATGACAAAAGGTCGTGCATCCTACACCATGCACTTAGCCAAGTTTGACGTTGTTCCTCAACACATTCAAAACCAGCTTGCTGCAAAGGAGCAAGAGGTTGCTGCTTGA
- the LOC8272120 gene encoding 21 kDa protein, translating to MEVSNLRPRRGVIAFSILLFSTLIISSSATLPLTNNTSTQYVETSCRNTTYPKLCYDSLAIYATKIDSNPKMLAYVSMNVTLTATRSASELMKNLSRLKSLTPRQAAAIADCVAEIGQAVYELKKSIGEMGRATSGSGTDPIIINDVQTWVSAALTDDTTCMDGFAGHAIDGEVKNIVKENMTKVARLTSIALALINSFGSSSQGENSALVL from the coding sequence ATGGAAGTTTCAAATTTACGACCAAGGCGTGGTGTAATAGCTTTTTccattcttcttttctctacCCTCATAATCTCCAGCTCTGCAACTCTGCCATTAACAAACAACACAAGTACCCAGTACGTGGAAACATCTTGTCGTAACACTACCTATCCTAAATTGTGTTATGACTCCCTTGCAATATATGCAACCAAGATTGATAGCAACCCCAAAATGCTAGCCTATGTTTCCATGAATGTGACTCTGACTGCCACCAGATCAGCATCAGAACTAATGAAAAACCTGTCTAGACTCAAAAGCTTGACGCCTAGACAGGCTGCTGCCATAGCTGATTGCGTGGCGGAGATTGGTCAGGCAGTATATGAGCTAAAAAAGTCGATTGGCGAGATGGGTAGAGCCACATCAGGATCAGGTACCGATCctattataattaatgatgTACAAACTTGGGTTAGTGCTGCCTTGACTGATGATACTACTTGCATGGACGGATTTGCTGGTCATGCTATAGATGGAGAAGTGAAAAATATAGTGAAGGAAAATATGACAAAAGTTGCTCGTTTGACAAGTATCGCCTTGGCTCTTATAAACAGCTTTGGCTCATCATCACAAGGAGAGAACTCAGCTTTGGTCCTCTGA
- the LOC8272121 gene encoding pectinesterase inhibitor 10 isoform X2: protein MAALLLGHALLIAILILHFPTYINSSPPTAPLPSNTNTQYIRTTCNYTTYPRLCYHSLSIYASKIKTNPKLLANTALNITFKATESTSRLMKKMSRIHGLNPGVAAALVDCMEVVGDSVYELQRSIGEMGHASGANFYGVMEDIQTWDLDSIFWFRFAIYVELYFLPVPSSDEVSYLRLDYKCGIVTREVILYSFHIG from the exons atggCAGCTTTACTCTTAGGCCATGCCTTATTAATAGCTATTCTCATCCTCCATTTCCCTACCTACATAAATTCTAGCCCACCCACTGCACCATTGCCTAGCAACACAAACACCCAATACATCAGAACAACATGTAACTACACAACCTATCCAAGATTGTGCTATCACTCTCTCTCAATCTATGCTAGCAAAATCAAGACAAACCCAAAATTACTAGCCAATACTGCCCTAAATATAACCTTCAAGGCCACCGAATCAACATCAAGATTGATGAAGAAGATGTCAAGGATCCATGGTTTAAATCCAGGAGTGGCTGCAGCCTTGGTAGATTGTATGGAAGTGGTCGGTGACTCAGTTTATGAGCTACAAAGGTCTATTGGAGAAATGGGTCATGCTAGTGGAGCAAATTTTTATGGAGTGATGGAAGATATACAAACATGG GATTTGGACAGTATCTTCTGGTTTCGGTTTGCCATATATGTGGAGCTGTATTTCTTACCCGTACCAAGTTCGGATGAGGTTTCTTATCTTCGGCTTGATTACAAGTGCGGAATTGTGACTCGTGAAGTGATACTGTACAGTTTTCATATAGGCTAG
- the LOC8272121 gene encoding 21 kDa protein isoform X1 → MAALLLGHALLIAILILHFPTYINSSPPTAPLPSNTNTQYIRTTCNYTTYPRLCYHSLSIYASKIKTNPKLLANTALNITFKATESTSRLMKKMSRIHGLNPGVAAALVDCMEVVGDSVYELQRSIGEMGHASGANFYGVMEDIQTWVSAALTDDTTCIDGFDEQPNLNGNVKRIVRKHILKISHLTSNALALINNYASSQARLP, encoded by the coding sequence atggCAGCTTTACTCTTAGGCCATGCCTTATTAATAGCTATTCTCATCCTCCATTTCCCTACCTACATAAATTCTAGCCCACCCACTGCACCATTGCCTAGCAACACAAACACCCAATACATCAGAACAACATGTAACTACACAACCTATCCAAGATTGTGCTATCACTCTCTCTCAATCTATGCTAGCAAAATCAAGACAAACCCAAAATTACTAGCCAATACTGCCCTAAATATAACCTTCAAGGCCACCGAATCAACATCAAGATTGATGAAGAAGATGTCAAGGATCCATGGTTTAAATCCAGGAGTGGCTGCAGCCTTGGTAGATTGTATGGAAGTGGTCGGTGACTCAGTTTATGAGCTACAAAGGTCTATTGGAGAAATGGGTCATGCTAGTGGAGCAAATTTTTATGGAGTGATGGAAGATATACAAACATGGGTTAGTGCAGCATTAACAGATGATACTACTTGCATAGATGGGTTCGATGAACAGCCCAACTTAAATGGGAATGTGAAGAGAATTGTTAGAAAACATATACTGAAAATTTCACATTTGACTAGTAATGCCTTAGCTCTTATAAACAATTATGCTTCATCCCAAGCCAGGCTACCCTAG
- the LOC8272123 gene encoding 21 kDa protein, translating to MAKLVLCLLVLSIAGKAGSASSPIDFIKASCKATRYPDLCVQCLSGYASAIQQNEQHLAQTALSVSLTRAKSAGDYVKKLTKVRGIKAREYRAVKDCIDNMGDTVDRLSQSIRELDHMGRAVGKDFVWHMSNVQTWVSAALTDENTCLDGFAGRHMDGNVKAAIKSRVTNVARVTSNALALVNRFASRHRKAASGETP from the coding sequence ATGGCGAAGCTTGTCCTCTGCCTACTAGTCCTTTCCATAGCTGGCAAGGCAGGGTCTGCCTCCAGCCCTATAGACTTCATCAAGGCCTCGTGTAAGGCCACTCGTTATCCTGATTTATGTGTCCAATGCCTCTCAGGATATGCTAGTGCAATTCAACAAAATGAGCAACACTTAGCTCAAACTGCTTTGTCAGTGAGTCTAACTAGGGCTAAATCAGCTGGTGATTATGTGAAGAAACTGACTAAAGTTAGGGGGATAAAAGCTAGGGAGTATCGAGCTGTGAAAGACTGCATAGACAACATGGGTGATACTGTGGATCGACTCAGTCAGTCAATCAGGGAGCTTGACCATATGGGGCGAGCTGTTGGTAAGGACTTCGTGTGGCATATGAGCAATGTGCAGACTTGGGTTAGTGCTGCACTAACCGATGAAAATACTTGCCTTGATGGTTTTGCTGGCCGTCACATGGATGGAAATGTGAAGGCTGCCATTAAGAGCAGGGTTACTAATGTTGCTCGAGTCACTAGTAATGCACTTGCGTTGGTTAATCGCTTTGCATCTAGACACCGCAAAGCTGCATCTGGTGAAACGCCTTAG